In Streptomyces sp. Li-HN-5-11, the sequence GCCGCAGGTAGGCGACGAGGGCCTCGCTCGGCCTGTCGGGGGTGTCGTCCGCCCGCAGTCCGGCATAGGCGCGCATGACCTGGTCGAGTTCGCCGTAGCGGCGGTCGTGTTCGAGGGGGCTCAGTGGCACGGTCGTCAGCCTCTGCGGTGCGCTACAGGTAAATGGGGAAGGTGGCGTGGACGGCGAAGCCGTGCGGCAGGGAGGCGTCCCGTTTGAGGATGACGCGGGCGGCCCGCACATCGACGGGCTCCCTCCCGGCAAGCATCATCGCCTGCAACAGCACCCGCCCCACCGGCTCGGTGCGGGACGGCCATGACGCCTCAATCGTCAGCCGGGAACGCGTGGACCGGGCCAGCCAGCGGTGAATGACCTGCTCGTTGGCGGTGACGACCTGCTGAGTGGCCCACTGGGCGGTCTCACGGTCCGGGTAGGTGGCGGATCGGGTGCGCACCTTCGGTCCTCTCCTGGGTGCTGTGGGTGTCGCGGCGCTTTGGTGATCACGGACGGCTAGCCGTCCTCGAAGCGCCAGAGAACCAGGACGTTCTCGTTCGACACCCCGATAAGACAGACGTCGACAGTGGTGCCGACAAGGGTATTGGAGTGGAATGACGATGCAAGGAAGTCCGCTGCTTCGCCGTCTTCCGCGTGCCCATGGTTAGTGTAAAAACGTGCGCCACTCCCTGCGGACTCCAAGATGTCACGAAGGCAGGCGTCGCGTTCCATATCGGGTCTACGAAGGGATTCACGAGGACCGTACAAAAGAGATCCTACGGAAATCAGCCCGGCCAGATCCATCGCTTGGGCGGGCGAGACCTCCAGAAGACTGTCCCGCAACTCGCTGCGGTCAACCTGCCGGAGCGCCGGATTCTTCTGGATCGTTTTTATTACGGTGTCGTGCCAGTCCGCGCCCGTGCGGACTGCGAGAGCTGCGAAGGACTGACGTTCGTCGAAACGCCCCTGTGCGCAGGCGGGCAGAAGTGTCTTTTGGGGAACAGTGTCACCCCTCATGTTTCCCAATTCTCTCCCGCGCTCTGTTCACGGCGTCTTCGCCAGGGGATACCCAGCTCCTGAACTCCGAATCTACGACCTCGTCCACCAACTCTTCGGCCTCGGCGGGAGATATGCCCGTCGATTCCAGGAACCAGGTGAGTGCCTGCGCACACACACCGAGCCACAGCTCATCGGCACCAGTGCGCTGGACCACGAGAGTCACCAGGGGGGCTACACCGCGTTCGCGTGCCCTTCGCAACGCATCGGGCTCGTCGAGCTCGGGGGCGAACTGAGAGAAGATCACCGCGAGCTCCTCCAACCACTCACGCCATTGGAGGAGAATGCTCGTGTACCGTCGCGCCTGGTACTGGAGTTCATCATCCCCATCGTTGACGTGCAGATCCTTGACGACGGTGCCTGAATCAGGACTCCGCCCTACTGCGCCATACCATCCGAATGCCCAGGAACCGTACTGTTCGGCAAGACCGCGGGCGACGGAATTGGTGGACCACAGCCCTCTGGGACTGCCTGACTCCGGGTCGGGTGAAGCCACAACCTGGCGCACCACGTCGAAGGCCTGTTTAGGGTCGAACGGGTGCGTAGCCGGATCCATGTCCTGCCACGTCATCGAGTCGGGGTACCAATCGGTGTTGATGCCTGCTCCTGGCTGGTGAAATTCTGCGAGCCTAAAGCTCGGGCATGGACGTCAGGACGACGAACGGTGGCTCGAGTGAGGGATCGTACTTCAGAATTGTCCTCACCTTTTCTACGGGTATCGCCCTGGCCTCCATTCCCTTGTTTTTGAACCCTTCGTTGTTTATACTGTTCGGCTGCTTGGTGACGCTGCGGCCGCTTTCGTCATTGTTCGGAGCAGCGCAATCGAGGGGTAGCTTGAGATCGTTGTTCTCGGCCTTCGGCGGGCGGCCCAGCCAAGCTGTGATTTCGGCTGAATTCTTGTCGATATTGTACTGGGTCAGCTTCTGGGCCTGCTCTGCGGAATAGAACGTTGAAGCGGCGCCGATCAGCGGCTTGCCATGCGGCCATGTGCCCGTCGGCGGACCACCCTGGTCGCGCAACCGCTGGGCGAGTTGCTCGTCGCTTTTGCCCACGTGCTTGTCCAGGGTGTGGCCGCCATCTAGCCATTCGTCGCCCGCCAGGTCGATCTTGTAGATCCCTTTCTTGATATCTTCTGGCTTGGCCCATGGACGGTCGTGTCTGAACTCATTGAGCGCTCGTGCGCCGAATGCTTCGGAGCGCGCCTCCTCCGCGGCATATCTGGGAACGCTGAGCCTGGCCTCCTCCAGCGCCGGCTTGAGCTTGGCCAGGCCGTCCGCAAGAGCGCTTATCTCGCTGTTGTAGGTGTCCACCGCGTGATTCAAGCGATCGGTGTCAATGTTGGAGATGAACTCTGCTGCCGCTTCCGGCAGTTTGCCGATTAGTTCGAGAAGTTCCCTGACGCTCTTCACACCGAAGGTTCTGACCGCCGCATCCCTGTAGACGTCGGTGATCGTGGATCTGATCTTGGTTACCTGGGAACTCACCTGGTCGCAGGCCGAAGCGATGTCCCGTGCGGTGTCCTGCAGGACATCGAGTGCAGGCTTCTGGCCGTCACGGTGGGCCCACTTGTAGCCGTGCCGCTCCTTGCCCCAGGCAGTCGTCCCCCAGATCGCAGAGCAGAACTGCTTCATCGCGCTCTGCCACTCGTCGTTCCCCTGAACGGGATTCGTGATGTAAGCGATCGCGTCGTCGAAGGTGCCTGCGGATTTCTTGGCATCGGTGCATGCCTGCCGCCAGGCATGGGCGATCTTGGGCAGGTTGACGTCATCGCCGCCCGGCGTGATGTCGGCGACCTTGCCGTGCTGCAACGCATACTTGAGGACCGGACGCAGCATCTCGTCACCGACCCAGCTCAGCACTCCAGCGATGTCGTCGATGATCGCGTCGCCCCAGTTGTCCGCGGCCGGGGCGTTGCCCCAGCCGAGTTCTGCGACCGGGCCGTCGGCACCCGCCTTCTGGAGAACGGCCGGCGGGTTCTTCTTCACCACCGTAGGTGTCAGGATGTTGGTCGCGTGTTCCGCTTCCGCGTAGTTGTTGGCCGTCACCGTAAGGCCCACAGCCGCACCGCCCACGCCTTCCGTCGCCCTGTCCCAGACATCGAGAAACAGCGCGGCCACTTCGGCGTACGTCTTCGCAAAGGCCTCAGGCCCGGTCCCACATCCCACGGCATGCGCGTAGCCGTCGAGGGTGTCGACCAGGCTCTTGGCCCGATCGGCGAAGTCGTACTGGGCGTTTCGCAGCATGTACGACGCGTAGTAGACGTGCCTGGGCGCGACATCGAAGCCGATTGCGTTGCCCGGAGGGGTGGGCTTCATCGCGGCCAGTTCGTCGGCGCGCTCGCGCCGATCGGAGTTCCAGTCCCCACGAGAGTTGTCCTTGCCCTGCGGGTCCTGGAGGGACCCGGGCGAAGGAGCAGGCGTCGGGGGTGAGCCGGACAAGGGCGTAGGCGAGGAACCACCACCTGTCGGTGCGGAGGGCGTGGTTGCAGGCGAAGGTGGTGGTGAGGAGGACGCGGACGGGGATGAGGATGAAGGTGAAGGAGAGGGTGTCGCCATCAGACGGCTCCCCAACCCCGCAGAACAGCCTGATGCGCCGCCGCGTAGTTGGCGTGGCCGGTGGTGACGTAGGCGTGCAGCCACTTCTGGGCGGCCTGCAGGTCCTGTGCCGAGCGGTCCCACTCGTCGAGCTTCTGCACGAAGACCTCGCGCGCCTCGCCGTTCCACGACAACACGACGGGTTCGACGCGCTCGTAGAGGCCCTCCAGCTTGCCGTTGAGCTGCTTGAGGATGTCCTCCAGCTCCGTGGCCAACTCGTGGAGCGTGGCGAAGGAGACGGATATGTGGTCGTCGGCGGAGGCTCCGGTCGACATGATCCCCCTTGATGTCGGCAACTACTACTGCGAGCAAGCGGTTTGTGGCGGCGGCGCGCCTCAGTACGAGTCGAGGCTGCTGCGAGGCGATGACGGCGTCGCGGATTCCGCCCCGGCGTCCGGGTCCGGTGTGGAGAGTTTGTCGACTTCGCTGTCGATGTCCACACGGATCGCGCGCATCTTCTCCAACACGCTCAGGTCGTGCCGGGAGAAGCCGTCCCGGCTCATCCGCACGGCCTGCTCCAGCAGTTTCATCACTTCGCGGATGCGGACGGCGTCCTCGGCCGCGGCTCGGTGGAACTCGCGGTACGCCGTCGCCGCCGGCCCCTTCCAGCCCCCCTCGATCCGGTCCACGAGCCCGTCCATGCGCTTGACCTGCTTGTCCAGGTGTTCCCGCATGTCGTCCAGATCGTTCGCGAGCTTGGTCAGGTCGTGGCCGGAGACCCGTAGATCGGGTCCACCGCCCAGGCCGGCGCTACCTGTTCCGTGGACGCTCACGCTCCCGTGGTACCCCCTCCCCGTTCCCTGCCACTGGGCATCATCAGCATCTTCCTCTTGCGATGATCCTACGGATGGTGGCGACCCAAGGCATGTGGTCCAGCCACGAGGTTCGCGGACTCCGAATGCCCGGTACACACCCGACTCGGGAATGTCACTGGGCGTAGATAGAGTGGTCACCGAGGCTTCTGCTCTTACGAACTCACGGGGGAGGACGTCGTGTTGCCGAGCGATGCCGGGTCCGGGGCGACCGAGCAGCCGTCGTCGTTGCTGTCGGGCCTGTCGAGTGTGTTCGACGTGGCCAGCGCCGCTGTTCGGGCTCAGGCCGACATGGCCACGGAGCTGTCGTCGTTCACGAAGTTCCAGAAGCGGGTGGACGACCTGATCCGCGGCCTCAAGGGCTCGGACGCCGGTCCGGGCAAGGTCGGCCAGGCCCAGCTCGCGCGCCACCAGTTCGGCGGCGGGGGCGGCTCGTGGTCGGAGGCGTCCGGCCTGTATTCGGCCTACGAGACGGTGATCACCGAACTGGAGACGCTGTCCAAGCTGCTGTCCGACTCCATGGAGAGCATGAACATCGCGGTCATGGCCTCCCACAAGGGCTACCAGAACATCGATGTGGGCGTCCGCGACCACATGGCGGCGATCAGCGCCGAGATGACCAAGCACTACGGCGGGGACTACGACCCCTCGCTGCCGAAGAAGAGCCAGGGCGACGGCGGCGCAGGCCAGCCGGCACAGGCCGCGCAGCCGCCGGCGGGCGACGCGGGTGGCTCGATCTGATGGTGCTGTTGGATCCGACGGTGACGGGGGAAGCCTGATGGCAGGAAAGGGAACGGGTGGCGGTACGTCCTTCGAGGACATGAGCCACGAGGAGATGCTGGCGTGGCTCGACCAGGCCAACGCGGGTGAGGTGCAGGCCGCGGCCGACCGTCTGACCGCGGCTGCCACGGAGATCCGCAAGATCGCGGAGGAGTTGAAGATCCGTCCGCAGTGGGTGGAGTGGAAGGGCGAGGGCGCGGACGCGTTCCGAGCCTGGGCCAACGACCTGGCCAACTCCACTCACCGTCTGGGCGACTTCAGCGAGAACTCGGCGAAGTGGCTGAGCGAGGCGTCGAACGCGATCGCCACGGCCCAGGCGTCGATTCCGCGTGACACGAAGGGCGCCCAGGCGAACCTGGATGCGGCGGAGAAGTACCACAACGACCCTGACTCGGCGGCGATCGGCTCCAAGGCCGCCGGCGACCTTGCCGCTCTGAAGGCCGACCGCGAGAAGGTCCGCCAGGAGGCGGCCGCCCAGATGACGAAGCTGGGCCAGTCGTACGAGGTGTCGGCGACGCAGCTGAACGGACTGCAGCGCCCCAAGTTCCCGCCACCGCCGAAGGTAATCGTGCCGCCGGACATGCGTCCGCGTGACAACTCGAGCTACGTGGCCCGCCCCGGAGGCAGTACCGGCCAGACGCCCTTCACGGCCGAGCGAGTTGCTGCCGATTCCGGCAGTGTGGTGCCAGGGGATTCCTCCCGGTCACATGCCGCCGTCACGCACAGCAGCCCTGCTTCTTCTGCCAGGGGACTGTCCAAGCACCTTCCGACTGCGGAGAGTGAACCATCCCAGCGGATGGGGATTGACTCCGTAAGTCAGCTGCCGCATGTTCCCGCAGCTCATCCCAATCCGGGCGGTGGTCTGACTGGTCCGAATGGAGCGGACGGCATGACTCCAGTGCAGCCCGGCACGGTTCCTCCTGTCTTCCGGAATGGAGGGGGACTTCCCGCGGGGAGCGACTGGCCTGGGCGGGCGGTACCCGGCTCTGCCAGGTCGGGAAGGTCGACGATGGGGCCACTGGGAACGCCAGGCGAAGGAGAACTCGGCTCCACACGACCCGCCCAGCCCATGGGCCGTGCGCCTTATCTGCCCGGCGAAGCATCATCAACCTCTTCCGGGCCCATTGCAGGCCGCACCAGGGGTGTGGTCGGTGGTCGCCCGACAACACCGACCGACGGACGTCCCTCCCCGGCAGTCCCGCGCGGGACTGTCGTAGGCGCCGAGGGTTCACCAGCAAGCAGTCGACCTCAGGGGGCTGCGGGCGGGACTGGTGTGGCGAGGCAACAACCAGTTGGCGGAGCAGGGCAGCGGACCGGCGGCGGCCGTGGTGCCGCGTCAACCTACGGCAGGGTGGTGGGCGGCAGCCCACAGGAACTGGGCCGTGCCGCTGTTCGTCCTTCCGCGCCGGGGACCTCGGGCGGCCCGTCCAATACAGGGGCTCCCGTTCGAGGTGGTGTTGCGGGCGGGAAACCAGTTGCCGAGCGCCCGGGTGCAGGACGTGCCGGTGCTGCTTCCCGCAGCGCCCCGACGGCATCATCCAGCCGGGGACGCGGCACCGGTGCACGAGCCAGTCGCCGGGGCAAGGACGAAGAGGCTCCGCAGGACGGCCGCCGCACCCAACAGTCGACCAGCGACTGATGGCCTGAGCCAGGCAAAGGGAGACACATGCTTGTCAGGAGCGCTCGACGTGGCCGCCGTACGACCGCGGCGTCTGCAGTAGTGGGCACGCTGCTGGTGGGACTTGCCGGCGCACCGGCGTTCGCAGGGTCGGCCCGTCAGCAGCAGTGGTTCCTCGATGCGATGAAGGCCGAGCAGATGTGGCAGATCAGCACGGGCACTGGGATCACGGTCGCTGTGATCGACTCCGGAGTGGATCCGAACAACCCGGACCTCAAAGGCCGTGTCCTGCCGGGCGAGGACCTTGCGCAGGACCAGCCGGGAGACGAGCACACCGACTATGACGGCCATGGCACTGGCATGGCGGGCCTGATCGCCGGAACCGGAGCTTACGACGGCGGAAAAGGCGCTTTCGGTCTCGCGCCTGGAGCCAAAATCCTTCCGATTCGGATGCCCGACTCCAGTAAATCGGCGAATGAGGCCGCGGCTGCCAAGCAATTCAACGAAGCTGCTTCGAAGGCAATTCGCTATGCAGCGGACACCGGGGCGAGGGTCATCAATGTCTCGCTGGGACAAAGGGAGGACTCGCCCAGCCTGACCGCAGCAGTGAAGTACGCCTTGCACAAGGGTTCGTTGGTCTTTGCGGCGGTTGGCAACAGCGGGAACACTGACAACCATCTTGAGTATCCCGCAGCGACGCCCGGTGTGGTCGGAGTCGCTGCCGTGGGCAAGGACCTACGCAGAACCGCCGAGTCGGAGCACGGCTCGCAGGTGGACATGGCGGCACCTGGTGACCAGATGCTCCACGCGTGCGGAGGCGGAACCGGCCTTTGCCGATCGCACGGCACCAGCGACGCCACCGCCCTCGCCTCAGCCAGCGCCGCCCTGATCTGGTCCAAGCACCCCAACTGGACCAACAACCAGATACTCCGCGTGATGCTCAACACCATCGGTGGCCCAACGAACGGCGCCAAGCGCAACGACTCCATCGGCTACGGCATCGTCCGACCGCGCGTCGCGCTGCAGAACCCCGGTGACCCGGGTCCGGCCGACGTCTATCCGCTCCCGGACCTGGCAGCCGCAGCGTCGCCCTCTCCCTCGGCGAAGGCCTCCGGGGCTCAGGGCACGGATGCTGCCGCGTCAAAGGGTGCGGAATCCGCTGGTTCGTCCAAGAGTGGCGACAGCAACACCATGCTGTGGGTCGGGCTGGCCGTCGGGGCGGCCCTGGCCCTTGGTGCAGCCGTGGCAGCCCTGGTTGTCGGAAGGCGTCGGCGTCCGACCGTGTAGCCGACGGGTTCCGCGGGGGCGCACCACCTAAGCGCAGCCCCGAACCAATCCGCACGAAGAACTTGTCAAGGTCCCATGGCCATTGACCGCAGCGCTCTGTTCAGTTGTTAGCGTGGCAGGCGCACGCCAACTAAACGCGGGGGATTGTGATCGTGATACAAGGGCCAGACGAGAGCCAGATAGGCCGTGGACAGGCCGCACACTCGATCGGCATGCGACTGAATCAGATACCCGCCGATCCTGGCGGGGGCGGCGGAGCCGCCGGCGGTCAGCCTGACCTGGCGTCGTCGCCCGCCGAGAACCGTGCCGCGGCGAACGCGATCCAGCTCACGGTGGAGCCCGGCACTCGTGCGGCAGGGGCCTGGGCAGACGACGAAACCGGTACCGCGGTCAAGGCGTTCGGGGCGATGGACGGGCACGGCTGGCTGACGTCCGGCGCCGTGCAGAAGGCGCACAAGACCTGGAGCGATCAGGTCCAGAACCTGATGAACAGGCTGTCGGGAGACAAAGCCGCGCTGCGCGGTGCCAACACCATCCTTATGGGCACAGACACAGGGGCTGGCGCCGGGGTGCGCAAAGTGTCGGTGCTCGACACGTACTCACCGCAACCGCAGCACTGACAGACGCCTGATCCGGCTCGTACGCCACTGCATTCAACGGGGACCCATGCCGACGTACCACGAGATACTGACGACCGATCTGTCCGCGCTCACCACTGCCGCACAGCGCTGGGACGAGATGGCGAAGAAGTTCCACGATCAGGAGCAGGCCTACCGGCGGGACGTGCACGGCATCACCCTCCGCCCGACCTTTGTGGGCGTGACTGCGGAAGCCGCGAACAGACGCTTCGCCGTTACGCTCCAGGAATTCCAGAACGCTCAAGTCGAAGCCAAGGCAATCGCTTCTCTTCTTCGTGAGGCGCACACACAGTTCGTGGACCTGCGCAAGAAGCTGGAGTCTGCCCGGGACGATGCCGTCAACAAGGGGATGAAGGTGTCGGATCAGGGCGTGGTCTCGTACGACACGGGCCAGCTTAGCCCGGGTGACCGTCAGGCGCTGGCGCACGACCCCGATTACCAGGACAGCGTTCGCAAGTCCGAGGCCTCCTGGCAGGCCCTTATCGACCAGTGCGTGAAGGACGTGGGCGACGCCGACAAGGATGTGCAGACCGCGCTGCTGGCCGTGGTCGTTGACGGCGACATCAGCGACGGCACCCTTACTGGTTTCAATGGCCAGGCTCAGGGCGACATCGACAAGTACATCGGCAGGAAGCCCGTCGGCACCAAGACCGACGGGTGGGACTCCGAGGGCAAACTGAAGCTGACCGGGCCTGGTGCCGGTTTCTCTGTCACAACCGACCCCAAGTACGGCAAGGAGGGATCAGCCAAGGCTTACGCTGACCTCTTCCACGCAACTGCGGCAGGGACGCTGACCAACGGAGACTGGAAGCTTTCAGGGATAGCCGACGGCTACGGGGGAGCCAGGGCCACCGCCAACTACGGATTCAACAACAAGGGAGTCGTCGGGAAGGCCGAGGCATCAGCAGGGCTACGGGCTTTGGTCGAAGGCCGGGGTGAGTACGGGCCTTACGTCGGTATCTACGGGCGGGCCGATGGATTCGCCGGCGCCGAGGCTGGGGTCAATGCCAAAGCGACCAAGGATGAGCTCACCGTCGGAGCGAAGGCATTCGCTGGTGCCAAGGGCGGCGTTGCGGGAGGCGGAGAGGTCGCTGGGATTGGCTTCGGTGCGACGGCCGAAGGGTGGGCTGGTCCCGGTGCCGAGGCATGGTGGGGCCTTAAGAAAGACGACAACGGCGAGTTCCACCTCGGAGGCAAGGCAGGCGCCTCGCCCATCCTCGGCGGTGCAGTGGGATTCGAGATCACCGTCGATCCGCACAAGCTGAGCAAAACCGTCGGCGACGCGGCCGACGCGGTCGGCGACGGCATCAGTTCCGTCAAAAAAGACATCACCGATTGGTTCTGATCTACTTCCACTGGAAGGAGAGCTCGAATGCCTAAAACACTGCCGATACCCCTTAAATTCCGGTTGCCGGAGGGTTGGCTCCCGGCCCGTCCTGAAGGGTTCGACGCTGCGGGTGTGGCTTTCGCGGCGGTGCATTCCCAACCGGATACTGGGTTCGCCGCAAACATCACCATTGACGGCGAGGTACGGTCAGGCCCGGCGGTGTTGGATGAACTCGCGGACCAGTCGGTGGAGCGTCTGCGCGAGGTCGCCGAGTCTGTGGTGCTGGCACACCGCCGGGAGGTTGGCTCCGCCGACGCGCCTGCACTGACCCAACGGCTGATCATTTCCGCGCTCGTCGACGGTTCGCGCCGCAACCTCGTCCAGTCTCAGGTGTATTTGTCATTGTCGGACATCATCGATCCGAACAAGCGTGCCGTAATCCGGCTGACTCTTACTGCGACCGCTGATCAGCATGACGTCGTTCTAGGAGATTTTCAGGACTTCGTCCGCACGGTTCGCCCGGACGCCAAGGCGGGGGGATAGCGATGGGTCGCCTTTGGGACAAGTTGACTGGCACTAAGTACCCTGACAGCGGTGTCGCCCCGTTGTCGAGCTCGGAGATCCGGGCTGCGCTACTCGCACTCAACAGGCCGGATGTGCCGTACCGCGTGCGGAATGCGCTCCCTGCTGAAAAGGCCGACCTGGTGGCGGAGTGCCGGGTTGCCCGGGTGGGTGTGACCCTGAAGACGAGGATGCGCTTGGTTCCGGAGAAGTGCGAGGTCCGCTTCCTTGACGAACGGTGGGAGAACCGTTCGTCTGACAACGCCAATGCCCAATACGGACGTGGGCACGCGCCTGCCGTCTACCGGCAGTGGGAGACCAAGCAGGACCCTGACGGCCGCCGACACAAGGTTGAGGCGTTTCGCTTCGACACGCGGGAGATGA encodes:
- a CDS encoding RNase A-like domain-containing protein, whose protein sequence is MRTRSATYPDRETAQWATQQVVTANEQVIHRWLARSTRSRLTIEASWPSRTEPVGRVLLQAMMLAGREPVDVRAARVILKRDASLPHGFAVHATFPIYL
- a CDS encoding RNase A-like domain-containing protein — protein: MSGSPPTPAPSPGSLQDPQGKDNSRGDWNSDRRERADELAAMKPTPPGNAIGFDVAPRHVYYASYMLRNAQYDFADRAKSLVDTLDGYAHAVGCGTGPEAFAKTYAEVAALFLDVWDRATEGVGGAAVGLTVTANNYAEAEHATNILTPTVVKKNPPAVLQKAGADGPVAELGWGNAPAADNWGDAIIDDIAGVLSWVGDEMLRPVLKYALQHGKVADITPGGDDVNLPKIAHAWRQACTDAKKSAGTFDDAIAYITNPVQGNDEWQSAMKQFCSAIWGTTAWGKERHGYKWAHRDGQKPALDVLQDTARDIASACDQVSSQVTKIRSTITDVYRDAAVRTFGVKSVRELLELIGKLPEAAAEFISNIDTDRLNHAVDTYNSEISALADGLAKLKPALEEARLSVPRYAAEEARSEAFGARALNEFRHDRPWAKPEDIKKGIYKIDLAGDEWLDGGHTLDKHVGKSDEQLAQRLRDQGGPPTGTWPHGKPLIGAASTFYSAEQAQKLTQYNIDKNSAEITAWLGRPPKAENNDLKLPLDCAAPNNDESGRSVTKQPNSINNEGFKNKGMEARAIPVEKVRTILKYDPSLEPPFVVLTSMPEL
- a CDS encoding WXG100 family type VII secretion target, whose translation is MSTGASADDHISVSFATLHELATELEDILKQLNGKLEGLYERVEPVVLSWNGEAREVFVQKLDEWDRSAQDLQAAQKWLHAYVTTGHANYAAAHQAVLRGWGAV
- a CDS encoding WXG100 family type VII secretion target, producing MSVHGTGSAGLGGGPDLRVSGHDLTKLANDLDDMREHLDKQVKRMDGLVDRIEGGWKGPAATAYREFHRAAAEDAVRIREVMKLLEQAVRMSRDGFSRHDLSVLEKMRAIRVDIDSEVDKLSTPDPDAGAESATPSSPRSSLDSY
- the mycP gene encoding type VII secretion-associated serine protease mycosin translates to MGTLLVGLAGAPAFAGSARQQQWFLDAMKAEQMWQISTGTGITVAVIDSGVDPNNPDLKGRVLPGEDLAQDQPGDEHTDYDGHGTGMAGLIAGTGAYDGGKGAFGLAPGAKILPIRMPDSSKSANEAAAAKQFNEAASKAIRYAADTGARVINVSLGQREDSPSLTAAVKYALHKGSLVFAAVGNSGNTDNHLEYPAATPGVVGVAAVGKDLRRTAESEHGSQVDMAAPGDQMLHACGGGTGLCRSHGTSDATALASASAALIWSKHPNWTNNQILRVMLNTIGGPTNGAKRNDSIGYGIVRPRVALQNPGDPGPADVYPLPDLAAAASPSPSAKASGAQGTDAAASKGAESAGSSKSGDSNTMLWVGLAVGAALALGAAVAALVVGRRRRPTV